A window of the Streptomyces sp. NBC_00250 genome harbors these coding sequences:
- a CDS encoding aminotransferase class V-fold PLP-dependent enzyme, with amino-acid sequence MNAQIPVPSDAATRAASGRAAPDHGPMPGYLDHARIGPLSRRAADALAAATALAGRADPADLDRLFALGDAARTSAARLLDARPHEIVLAPSTSNGLFTVAAALQGPGTVLVPRGEFPANVYPWLRFAGRGGPDVRLVDPDGQRHITAELLRRHLTPDVTALTVSAVDSLTGHVAPLAALKEVLGPDRLLIVDAIQGLGAVPLEADAADVLVSGGQKWLRAGWGAALLLIRDRCGQRLAPGLGGWAGVTEPFAVRHPAPSLPGAAAHLATNPDFPAAAAIGAAVDDLLDQGGPAVVGARIRATLAELLDRARRAGAEVLSDGLGPRERGGIGTFRLPGHDPSTVHRTLEAAGVIATRRDEWIRISPHASTPPVAADLFAEALRTLTHGTTGTTGTTGTTGTTGTTGTTGTESSTHTRTDVQEPTCPTS; translated from the coding sequence TTGAACGCTCAAATCCCTGTCCCGTCCGATGCCGCCACCCGCGCGGCGTCCGGCCGGGCCGCCCCCGATCACGGGCCGATGCCCGGCTACCTCGACCACGCCAGGATCGGCCCGCTCTCCCGCCGGGCCGCCGACGCGCTCGCCGCCGCGACCGCACTGGCCGGCCGCGCGGACCCCGCCGACCTCGACCGGCTGTTCGCCCTCGGTGACGCCGCCCGGACCTCCGCGGCCCGGCTCCTCGACGCCCGGCCCCACGAGATCGTCCTCGCCCCGTCCACCAGCAACGGCCTGTTCACCGTGGCCGCCGCGCTCCAGGGTCCCGGCACCGTGCTCGTGCCCCGCGGCGAGTTCCCCGCCAACGTCTATCCCTGGCTTCGCTTCGCCGGCCGCGGCGGCCCGGACGTCCGCCTTGTCGATCCGGACGGGCAGCGCCACATCACCGCCGAACTTCTGCGCCGTCATCTCACTCCCGACGTCACCGCCCTCACCGTCAGCGCCGTCGATTCGCTGACCGGCCATGTGGCCCCGCTCGCCGCTCTCAAGGAGGTCCTCGGGCCCGACCGGCTCCTGATCGTCGACGCCATCCAGGGGCTCGGTGCCGTCCCGCTCGAAGCCGACGCCGCCGACGTCCTCGTCAGCGGCGGCCAGAAGTGGCTGCGGGCCGGCTGGGGAGCCGCACTGCTGCTGATCCGCGACCGGTGCGGCCAGCGTCTCGCTCCCGGGCTCGGTGGCTGGGCCGGTGTCACGGAGCCCTTCGCCGTACGGCATCCGGCGCCCTCACTGCCCGGGGCCGCCGCCCACCTGGCCACCAATCCGGACTTCCCGGCCGCCGCGGCCATCGGCGCGGCCGTGGACGACCTGCTCGACCAGGGCGGCCCGGCCGTCGTCGGCGCCCGGATCCGGGCCACCCTCGCGGAACTGCTCGACCGGGCGCGGCGGGCGGGCGCCGAGGTCCTGTCGGACGGGCTCGGTCCCCGGGAGCGCGGAGGAATCGGCACCTTCCGCCTCCCCGGTCATGACCCCAGCACCGTCCATCGCACCCTCGAAGCAGCCGGGGTGATCGCCACTCGCCGAGACGAGTGGATCCGGATTTCTCCTCATGCCTCCACCCCGCCCGTCGCGGCGGACCTGTTCGCTGAGGCACTGCGCACCCTCACCCACGGCACCACCGGCACCACCGGCACCACCGGCACCACCGGCACCACCGGCACCACCGGCACCACCGGCACCGAAAGCAGCACCCACACTCGTACCGACGTCCAGGAGCCGACATGTCCCACCAGCTGA
- a CDS encoding carbohydrate ABC transporter permease, whose amino-acid sequence MALAPPEPARATGTVAATRVGAGTPPGHRATPRPGRTRPGRRRLLTRGSVPYLLIMPAVLGFAIFKAYPIAASFWISLTTGNGDARQFTGLANYRRLMDDPLFWTALRNTALILVVQVPLMLGLALLVALGLNSTKVWLRPLWRLGVFVPSLTGLVAAGVMFSVILNRDAGLLNWVLSFLGIDPVNWLGSPFWARVGVVLVITWHYTGYNAVMYLAGLQGIPKELYEAAMVDGAGPVRRFFSITLPQLRPILLLTVVLSTIGTLQLFDEPYVLTGGGPDNATLTVTMYLYNNGFKYFDFGYASALAYALALIVSVLGILQVRLMGERR is encoded by the coding sequence ATGGCCCTCGCACCTCCTGAACCCGCCCGCGCCACCGGGACCGTCGCCGCCACCCGTGTCGGTGCCGGCACCCCACCCGGCCACCGCGCCACCCCACGCCCCGGCCGCACCCGCCCCGGCCGACGCCGGCTGCTGACCCGCGGCTCCGTCCCGTACCTGCTGATCATGCCCGCCGTGCTGGGGTTCGCGATCTTCAAGGCGTACCCGATCGCCGCCTCGTTCTGGATCAGTCTCACGACCGGGAACGGCGACGCCAGGCAGTTCACCGGACTCGCCAACTACCGGCGGCTCATGGACGATCCGCTGTTCTGGACGGCGCTCAGGAACACCGCGCTGATCCTCGTCGTCCAGGTGCCGCTGATGCTCGGCCTCGCCCTGCTCGTCGCCCTCGGCCTCAACTCCACCAAGGTCTGGCTGCGACCGCTCTGGCGGCTCGGCGTCTTCGTCCCCTCGCTGACGGGCCTGGTCGCCGCCGGCGTGATGTTCTCCGTGATCCTCAACCGCGACGCCGGACTGCTGAACTGGGTCCTCTCCTTCCTCGGCATAGACCCGGTGAACTGGCTCGGCAGCCCCTTCTGGGCCCGCGTCGGCGTCGTTCTCGTCATCACCTGGCACTACACCGGCTACAACGCGGTGATGTACCTCGCCGGTCTCCAGGGCATCCCCAAGGAGCTGTACGAGGCCGCGATGGTCGACGGCGCGGGGCCGGTCCGCCGCTTCTTCTCCATCACCCTGCCCCAGCTGCGGCCGATCCTCCTGCTCACGGTGGTGCTCTCCACCATCGGCACGCTTCAGCTCTTCGACGAGCCGTACGTCCTCACCGGCGGCGGCCCCGACAACGCCACCCTCACGGTCACCATGTACCTCTACAACAACGGCTTCAAGTACTTCGACTTCGGCTACGCCTCGGCCCTCGCCTACGCACTCGCGCTGATCGTGTCCGTCCTCGGCATCCTCCAGGTCCGCCTGATGGGAGAGCGCCGATGA
- a CDS encoding LacI family DNA-binding transcriptional regulator, translating to MTARQVTIEDVARAAGVSRQTVSNALNAPHRLRATTLARVTAAIDELGYQPDQSARSLRTGTRKVIGYPAPVDNPADPNPLMGGFLQALVSAADAVGHRILLFRCDPQQGIAAVAKSFNGLIAARQVDGFVLSDVVHDDPRVDVLAEAGFPFAAFGRTAPGRPQNWVDIDSAAATAALVGLLLEQGHRRICYVNSAASLPWLADRRAGLQQAAAAAPDGAFEVGVPDDDPAALSQALQRLLVGPDRPTALVCANDWLALAAYHAVRAASLTVGVDVAVAGFNDLPHCTLIQPALTSVRLPLSAIAHALVTRLITAVEDPEATPTSGLLLPAEPVVRGSTPAR from the coding sequence ATGACCGCTCGACAGGTGACCATCGAGGACGTCGCACGCGCCGCGGGAGTCTCCCGCCAGACCGTCTCGAACGCCCTCAACGCCCCCCACCGGCTGCGCGCCACCACCCTCGCCCGGGTCACCGCCGCCATCGACGAACTCGGCTACCAGCCCGATCAGTCCGCCCGCAGTCTGCGCACCGGCACCCGCAAGGTCATCGGCTATCCCGCCCCCGTCGACAACCCCGCCGACCCCAATCCCCTGATGGGCGGCTTCCTCCAGGCGCTGGTGAGCGCCGCCGACGCCGTCGGCCACCGCATCCTGCTGTTCCGCTGCGACCCCCAGCAGGGCATCGCGGCGGTCGCCAAGTCCTTCAACGGGCTGATCGCGGCACGGCAGGTCGACGGGTTCGTCCTCTCGGACGTGGTGCACGACGACCCCCGCGTCGACGTGCTCGCCGAGGCCGGCTTCCCGTTCGCCGCCTTCGGCCGCACGGCCCCCGGCCGCCCGCAGAACTGGGTGGACATCGACTCCGCGGCCGCCACGGCAGCCCTGGTCGGCCTCCTGCTCGAGCAGGGCCACCGCAGGATCTGTTACGTGAACTCCGCGGCCTCGCTGCCCTGGCTCGCCGACCGGCGGGCCGGCCTGCAGCAGGCCGCGGCCGCGGCACCCGACGGCGCCTTCGAGGTCGGTGTGCCCGACGACGATCCGGCCGCGCTCTCCCAGGCCCTGCAGCGCCTGCTCGTCGGCCCCGACCGCCCGACCGCCCTGGTGTGCGCGAACGACTGGCTCGCCCTCGCCGCCTACCACGCCGTCCGTGCGGCCAGCCTCACCGTCGGAGTCGACGTCGCCGTCGCCGGCTTCAACGACCTGCCGCACTGCACACTGATCCAGCCCGCCCTCACCAGCGTGCGGCTGCCCCTGTCCGCCATCGCCCACGCCCTCGTCACCCGGCTGATCACCGCCGTCGAGGACCCCGAGGCCACTCCTACGAGTGGGCTGCTGCTCCCGGCGGAACCGGTCGTACGCGGCAGCACACCGGCGCGGTAG
- a CDS encoding TetR/AcrR family transcriptional regulator, which translates to MAKQVVPEGARRRRRPTQGGTVLSEELFVQAALRVLREHGITGLTARRLGTALGADPSTLYRYFAGMDDLTRAIGDELMGRALDSWEATGDWRVDLRALGLAVHASYLAHPQAAVLTASRVSGRPREIAVDEAVLGILRGAGLSDPAAVRTYHAFIDQSLAFAALDAGSLALTDEARAEDEAMWRSTYARLPAASHPHIAATAGLLARSMPYSAYPAVLEMLLEHTAAQLARADPAAGTSGV; encoded by the coding sequence GTGGCCAAGCAGGTGGTTCCGGAGGGGGCGCGCCGTCGGCGACGCCCCACCCAGGGCGGCACCGTCCTGTCCGAGGAGCTCTTCGTGCAGGCCGCTCTGCGGGTGCTGCGGGAGCACGGCATCACCGGATTGACGGCCCGCCGTCTGGGTACCGCGCTGGGCGCAGACCCGAGCACCCTCTACCGGTATTTCGCCGGGATGGACGACCTGACCCGCGCCATCGGGGACGAGTTGATGGGGCGGGCGCTCGACAGCTGGGAGGCGACCGGGGACTGGCGGGTGGATCTGAGGGCCCTCGGCCTGGCCGTCCACGCCTCGTATCTCGCCCATCCACAGGCGGCCGTGCTCACCGCCAGCCGGGTGAGCGGCCGGCCCCGCGAGATCGCGGTGGACGAGGCGGTGCTCGGCATCCTGCGGGGCGCCGGGCTGTCCGATCCGGCGGCGGTCCGCACGTATCACGCGTTCATCGACCAGAGTCTCGCCTTCGCCGCCCTGGACGCGGGCTCGCTTGCCCTGACGGACGAGGCCCGCGCGGAGGACGAGGCGATGTGGCGGTCGACGTACGCGCGGCTGCCCGCCGCGTCGCATCCCCACATCGCCGCGACGGCCGGCCTTCTCGCCCGGAGCATGCCGTACAGCGCCTATCCGGCGGTTCTGGAGATGCTGCTGGAGCACACGGCGGCACAACTGGCGCGAGCGGATCCCGCCGCGGGCACATCAGGGGTGTGA
- a CDS encoding carbohydrate ABC transporter permease gives MKSRGPLLTLLLAGAFGLCVGPFYWLAMAATQDDKDVFSWPPKLLPGGHLMENLQGLQDSIGLTRVLFNTVLVAGLQTVGAVVVSVLAGYAFAKFDFRGRNLFFVLLLSTLVIPDTVMLIPIFQMMMDLGMIDSYESVILPGLVTPFGIFLMRQALRSMPDELLDAARVDGAGELRVLWRIVIPVNRPIIAALALFVFLGGWNQFVWPLIALRSPEMYTLPVATATLQGLSTTNYAQVLLASAIAAIPVMALFLVLQRQFISGLLAGATKE, from the coding sequence ATGAAGTCCCGCGGCCCCCTGCTCACCCTGCTGCTCGCCGGTGCCTTCGGGCTCTGCGTCGGCCCTTTCTACTGGCTCGCCATGGCCGCCACCCAGGACGACAAGGACGTGTTCTCCTGGCCGCCGAAGCTGCTGCCCGGCGGCCACCTCATGGAGAACCTCCAGGGCCTCCAGGACTCCATCGGTCTGACCCGGGTCCTCTTCAACACCGTCCTGGTGGCGGGCCTCCAGACCGTCGGTGCGGTCGTCGTCTCCGTCCTCGCCGGCTACGCCTTCGCCAAGTTCGACTTCCGCGGACGCAACCTCTTCTTCGTCCTGCTGCTCAGCACCCTCGTCATCCCCGACACGGTGATGCTGATCCCGATCTTCCAGATGATGATGGACCTCGGCATGATCGACTCCTACGAGTCCGTCATCCTGCCCGGGCTGGTGACGCCGTTCGGCATCTTCCTGATGCGGCAGGCACTGCGGTCCATGCCCGACGAACTCCTCGACGCTGCCCGCGTCGACGGCGCCGGCGAACTGCGGGTGCTGTGGCGGATCGTCATCCCGGTCAACCGGCCGATCATCGCGGCGCTCGCGCTGTTCGTCTTCCTCGGCGGCTGGAACCAGTTCGTCTGGCCGCTGATCGCGCTCCGCAGCCCCGAGATGTACACGCTGCCCGTGGCCACCGCCACCCTCCAGGGGCTGTCCACCACCAACTACGCGCAGGTCCTGCTCGCCAGCGCCATCGCCGCCATCCCCGTGATGGCCCTGTTCCTCGTCCTGCAACGCCAGTTCATCTCCGGCCTGCTGGCCGGGGCCACCAAGGAGTGA
- a CDS encoding ABC transporter substrate-binding protein has protein sequence MSHQLTRRQILHLATASAAGFGLAACGSGGSGGDAAGADGDSGKITVWSWTSAAEALRGVVPSFERENPDIKVEIQDVGEPAIWDKITVGLASGGKGLADVLHIGVDYLPGYLEKFPEGIADLSRLGADKHKDAFVEGLWPTVIGKDRAVHALPWEVNPLGLFYRHDFFEKADVDPATITSWDDLIAAGPKIRAATGAQLIGLDKPGTTQDMDFFQNLMQLQGAFYFDQEGKVTLASPAAVKALTIIKRLNDGGLLADTAGQGTWKRLVSQGKLATAPEAAWAVGYMAEKFPAQSGKWRVMQPPAAVPGGGRSVIVNSTYLAVSAAGKRRKAAWRFIEHALTKPAEINRMYSSGSVFPALKAAYADPMFDAPHPFYGGQRVLKSLVESLSSGSEATNFTSDYSRALKLASDAQSQVLLKGADPAGALKAAAAQLAQQTGRQQAA, from the coding sequence ATGTCCCACCAGCTGACCCGCCGACAGATCCTGCACCTCGCCACCGCATCCGCCGCCGGGTTCGGCCTGGCCGCCTGCGGCAGTGGCGGATCCGGCGGCGACGCCGCCGGCGCCGACGGCGACAGCGGGAAGATCACCGTCTGGAGCTGGACCTCCGCGGCGGAGGCCCTGCGCGGAGTCGTCCCCTCCTTCGAGCGGGAGAACCCGGACATCAAGGTGGAGATCCAGGACGTCGGCGAACCGGCCATCTGGGACAAGATCACCGTCGGCCTGGCCTCGGGCGGCAAGGGCCTCGCTGACGTTCTCCACATCGGCGTCGACTACCTGCCCGGATACCTGGAGAAGTTCCCGGAGGGCATCGCCGACCTGTCCCGGCTCGGCGCCGACAAGCACAAGGACGCCTTCGTCGAAGGCCTGTGGCCAACCGTCATAGGGAAGGACAGAGCCGTCCACGCCCTGCCCTGGGAGGTCAACCCCCTCGGACTGTTCTACCGCCATGACTTCTTCGAGAAGGCCGACGTCGACCCCGCCACCATCACCAGCTGGGACGACCTGATCGCCGCCGGACCGAAGATCCGCGCCGCCACCGGCGCCCAGCTCATCGGGCTCGACAAGCCCGGCACCACCCAGGACATGGACTTCTTCCAGAACCTGATGCAGCTCCAGGGCGCCTTCTACTTCGACCAGGAAGGCAAGGTCACCCTCGCCTCCCCGGCGGCGGTCAAGGCCCTCACGATCATCAAGCGGCTCAACGACGGCGGCCTGCTCGCCGACACCGCCGGCCAGGGCACCTGGAAGCGGCTGGTCAGCCAGGGCAAGCTCGCCACCGCGCCGGAGGCCGCCTGGGCGGTGGGGTACATGGCGGAGAAGTTCCCCGCCCAGAGCGGCAAGTGGCGCGTCATGCAGCCGCCGGCCGCCGTCCCCGGGGGAGGGCGCAGCGTCATCGTCAACTCCACCTACCTGGCGGTCTCCGCCGCCGGCAAGCGCCGCAAGGCCGCCTGGCGCTTCATCGAGCACGCGCTGACCAAGCCGGCCGAGATCAACCGCATGTACTCCTCCGGCAGCGTCTTCCCCGCCCTCAAGGCGGCCTACGCGGACCCGATGTTCGACGCGCCGCACCCCTTCTACGGCGGGCAGCGCGTGCTGAAGTCCCTCGTCGAATCACTCTCCTCCGGATCCGAGGCGACCAACTTCACCAGCGACTACAGCCGAGCCCTCAAGCTCGCCAGCGACGCCCAGAGCCAGGTGCTGCTCAAGGGTGCCGACCCGGCCGGCGCCCTCAAGGCAGCCGCCGCGCAGCTCGCCCAGCAGACCGGCCGGCAGCAGGCAGCCTGA
- a CDS encoding TetR/AcrR family transcriptional regulator, protein MPPAPGDRDARREDVSETVWQVLADKGFGGLTLRAVATAMGVSTGMLMHYFPTKRALITHALDLLEKRTAGRPRRARPAAGLATVRVMLLDILPLTPGDTARNRIWVSSWDLSLADDDLTAEQAGRYTRLRSTLLPHLEAARDLGELPADVDLEQLAATTVAFTHGLVVQALFDPARFPEEVQSAMLDDFLATTALPRPGTGDHRRPRGRR, encoded by the coding sequence ATGCCGCCCGCACCTGGAGACCGCGATGCCCGCCGCGAGGACGTATCCGAGACGGTGTGGCAGGTGCTCGCCGACAAGGGGTTCGGCGGGCTGACCCTGCGCGCCGTCGCGACCGCGATGGGTGTCTCGACCGGGATGCTCATGCACTACTTCCCGACCAAACGGGCCCTGATCACCCACGCCCTGGACCTGCTGGAGAAGCGCACCGCGGGACGGCCCCGCCGGGCCCGTCCCGCCGCGGGCCTCGCCACGGTGCGCGTCATGCTGCTGGACATCCTGCCGCTGACTCCGGGCGACACCGCGCGCAACCGCATCTGGGTCAGCTCCTGGGACCTCTCCCTCGCCGACGACGACCTCACCGCGGAGCAGGCCGGCCGCTACACCCGGCTGCGCTCGACCCTGCTCCCCCACCTGGAGGCCGCCCGCGACCTCGGTGAGCTCCCGGCAGACGTCGACCTGGAACAACTCGCCGCCACCACCGTCGCCTTCACGCACGGCCTCGTCGTCCAGGCCCTCTTCGACCCCGCCCGCTTCCCGGAGGAGGTACAGAGCGCGATGCTCGACGACTTCCTCGCGACGACCGCGCTGCCTCGTCCCGGCACCGGCGACCACCGGCGGCCCCGCGGCCGCCGGTAG
- a CDS encoding GNAT family N-acetyltransferase, with protein sequence MFTLPIGDGARLRPLEPWQAPEFLAHIDRARDSVDPWIPWATFSTDLPSATATLQRYADRQATDNGGIFGIWLDGTLVGGVMFTRFDSASGVCEIGCWLEKAGEGRGLVNRACRTLIDWAFTERGMSRVEWWVAAHNARSIGAARRLGMTRDGVLRRHSPYRGVRHDIEVWSVLSEEWPSAGEGSASGVQAELDRLMGVFVDAFTNTGGRRPDLGVIRDVFIPQGMIIANVGDEPVIYDLDAFIEPRQRMLTDGTLTEFSEREVAARTEIFGSIAHRFSEYRKSGYHNGEWFEGSGHKTTQYLLTPAGWRMSSLAWDDVPAAVTG encoded by the coding sequence ATGTTCACTCTGCCCATCGGCGATGGTGCTCGGCTCCGCCCCCTGGAGCCCTGGCAGGCGCCGGAGTTCCTCGCCCACATCGACCGCGCGCGGGACAGCGTCGACCCGTGGATCCCCTGGGCGACCTTCAGCACCGACCTGCCGTCCGCCACGGCCACCCTCCAGCGCTATGCCGACCGGCAGGCCACCGACAACGGCGGGATCTTCGGCATCTGGCTGGACGGCACGTTGGTCGGCGGCGTCATGTTCACCCGCTTCGACAGCGCCTCCGGGGTGTGTGAGATCGGCTGCTGGCTCGAGAAGGCGGGGGAGGGGCGGGGCCTGGTGAACCGGGCCTGCCGGACGCTGATCGACTGGGCCTTCACCGAGCGGGGCATGAGCCGGGTCGAATGGTGGGTCGCGGCGCACAACGCCCGCAGCATCGGGGCCGCGCGCCGGCTCGGCATGACGCGCGACGGCGTGCTGCGGCGGCATTCTCCGTACCGTGGGGTGCGGCACGACATCGAGGTCTGGTCGGTCCTGTCCGAGGAGTGGCCGTCTGCCGGGGAGGGGTCCGCGTCCGGCGTCCAGGCCGAACTCGACCGGCTGATGGGCGTGTTCGTCGATGCCTTCACCAACACCGGCGGCAGGCGGCCCGACCTCGGGGTCATCCGCGACGTCTTCATCCCGCAGGGGATGATCATCGCGAACGTCGGGGACGAACCGGTGATCTACGACCTCGACGCGTTCATCGAACCCCGCCAGAGGATGCTCACCGACGGGACGCTGACGGAGTTCTCCGAACGGGAGGTCGCCGCGCGCACCGAGATCTTCGGATCGATCGCCCATCGGTTCAGCGAGTACCGCAAGTCCGGCTATCACAACGGCGAGTGGTTCGAGGGTTCCGGTCACAAGACCACCCAGTACCTCCTGACCCCGGCGGGATGGCGGATGTCCTCGTTGGCCTGGGACGACGTGCCCGCCGCCGTCACCGGGTGA
- a CDS encoding VOC family protein, whose protein sequence is MSVELNHTIVHARDNRESAEFFANLLGLEITAEWGPFVAVGLSNHVTLDFATIPADRITPQHYAFLVSEEEFDAAYARIRRDGVEHYADPHRKQPDTVNHHDGGRGVYFLDPVGHLMELITVPYGGWTS, encoded by the coding sequence TTGTCAGTCGAGTTGAACCACACGATCGTCCACGCCCGGGACAACCGGGAATCCGCGGAGTTCTTCGCGAACCTGCTGGGCCTTGAGATCACCGCCGAGTGGGGTCCGTTCGTCGCGGTCGGTCTGAGCAACCACGTCACGCTGGACTTCGCCACGATCCCCGCGGACAGGATCACCCCCCAGCACTACGCCTTCCTGGTCTCCGAGGAGGAGTTCGACGCGGCGTACGCGCGGATCAGGCGGGACGGCGTCGAGCACTATGCCGATCCGCACCGGAAGCAGCCCGACACGGTCAACCACCATGACGGCGGCCGCGGCGTGTACTTCCTCGACCCGGTGGGTCACCTCATGGAACTGATCACCGTGCCGTACGGCGGCTGGACCTCGTAG
- a CDS encoding glycoside hydrolase family 36 protein yields MTTASPHPAPEGAGGDAAPQLPLPVWRPNATADDVPGAVVHRQLATGLLHSTGAPLTVHLTGLGSDAWETAVTQVDHGVALIEVSAAEAVTLRAEWHVPCLGATAYWTPNTDASRWLPPSWIAPRTVSLALGAPVTSLVGAHDRALCTAAAGETAAPVRVGAGVVEESGEFAFTVEQDLAPDGPPMRLRIDLSGRHFATTLRAVTDWWAEGVDHPGVAPAARMPAYSTWYSLHQNVDTAAVEQQAALSADLGIESIIVDDGWQTADRTRGYGHCGDWEPNTKAFPDFPGHVAEVHRLGLAYLLWYAVPFIGRHNDAWDRFKGVILREMPQLDAAVLDPRHPEVRGHLIEKIARAVEEWDMDGVKLDFIDLFAVADPPPAPAGADHDTVHEGVRRLLSDLDARLRRTRPDVIVEHRQPYVGPGLWPYATMVRATDCPLSPAENRQRIVDCRLTAGPLAVHADMIMWNSAETPESVAVHLINALFSVPQISVDLAAQTPGQSAALRFWLGVFRRHADVLQFGDLEPARPDLGYPQVRADDGSTTVVARYAPLPVALPDRDGTDGPGTLLVANADRDPVVLLVATRQERALALVQDCGGEILSETVLDLVPGVNPVTVPTGGLLTLTREH; encoded by the coding sequence GTGACCACCGCATCACCGCACCCGGCTCCCGAGGGCGCGGGGGGCGACGCCGCTCCGCAGCTGCCCCTCCCCGTCTGGCGCCCCAACGCGACGGCCGACGACGTCCCCGGCGCCGTCGTCCACCGGCAGCTGGCCACTGGGCTGCTCCACTCCACCGGGGCCCCGCTCACCGTCCATCTCACCGGCCTCGGCAGCGACGCGTGGGAAACCGCCGTCACCCAGGTCGACCACGGCGTGGCCCTGATCGAGGTCTCGGCGGCGGAGGCCGTCACGCTCCGCGCCGAATGGCATGTCCCCTGCCTCGGAGCCACCGCCTACTGGACCCCGAACACCGACGCCTCCCGCTGGCTGCCGCCGTCGTGGATCGCCCCCCGCACGGTCTCGCTCGCCCTCGGCGCCCCCGTCACCAGCCTGGTCGGCGCCCACGACCGCGCCCTGTGCACGGCCGCCGCCGGAGAGACCGCCGCGCCCGTGCGCGTCGGCGCCGGTGTCGTGGAGGAGAGCGGGGAGTTCGCCTTCACCGTCGAGCAGGACCTCGCCCCGGACGGGCCCCCGATGCGGCTGCGGATCGACCTCAGCGGCCGCCACTTCGCCACCACCCTGCGTGCCGTCACCGACTGGTGGGCCGAGGGCGTGGACCACCCCGGCGTCGCCCCCGCCGCCCGGATGCCCGCCTACTCCACCTGGTACAGCCTCCACCAGAACGTCGACACAGCCGCCGTCGAACAGCAGGCCGCCCTCTCCGCCGACCTCGGCATCGAGAGCATCATCGTCGACGACGGCTGGCAGACCGCCGACCGCACCCGCGGATACGGCCACTGCGGCGACTGGGAGCCCAACACGAAGGCCTTCCCCGACTTCCCGGGCCACGTGGCCGAGGTCCACCGGCTCGGCCTCGCCTACCTCCTCTGGTACGCGGTGCCGTTCATCGGCCGGCACAACGACGCCTGGGATCGCTTCAAGGGCGTGATCCTGCGCGAGATGCCGCAGCTGGACGCGGCCGTGCTCGACCCCCGCCACCCCGAGGTCCGCGGCCACCTGATCGAGAAGATCGCGCGCGCCGTCGAGGAGTGGGACATGGACGGCGTGAAGCTCGACTTCATCGACCTCTTCGCCGTCGCCGACCCGCCGCCCGCGCCCGCCGGCGCGGACCACGACACCGTCCACGAAGGCGTGCGCCGACTGCTCTCCGACCTCGACGCCCGGCTGCGCCGCACCCGGCCCGACGTGATCGTCGAGCATCGTCAGCCGTACGTCGGCCCCGGGCTCTGGCCGTACGCCACCATGGTCCGCGCCACCGACTGCCCGCTCAGCCCCGCCGAGAACCGCCAGCGCATCGTCGACTGCCGGCTCACCGCGGGACCGCTCGCCGTGCACGCCGACATGATCATGTGGAACTCCGCCGAGACACCCGAGTCCGTGGCCGTCCACCTGATCAACGCGCTGTTCTCGGTGCCGCAGATCTCCGTCGACCTCGCCGCGCAGACCCCCGGCCAGTCCGCCGCCCTGCGCTTCTGGCTCGGCGTCTTCCGCCGCCACGCCGATGTCCTCCAGTTCGGCGATCTGGAACCTGCCCGCCCGGACCTCGGGTACCCCCAGGTACGCGCCGACGACGGCAGCACCACCGTGGTCGCCCGTTACGCGCCGCTCCCCGTCGCCCTCCCGGACCGGGACGGCACGGACGGCCCGGGGACCCTGCTCGTTGCCAACGCGGACCGCGACCCCGTGGTGCTGCTCGTGGCCACCCGGCAGGAACGGGCCCTCGCCCTCGTACAGGACTGCGGTGGTGAGATCCTGTCCGAGACCGTGCTCGACCTCGTCCCCGGGGTGAACCCGGTGACGGTGCCGACCGGCGGCCTGCTCACCCTGACCCGAGAGCACTGA